The sequence ACCAACATTGGAACTCTGGTTGTATTCTGATGCAGGTTTGTGTGAATGTGCGGAGAAAGAAAGAGTAAAGGGGGTTGTGCTAACAGGCTTTCTGCAGATCACTGgcagtttgactgcagtggagaGTAATGGGGCTGGCAGGGCGGAATCAATTACTGGCCACAACAGATTTTCCCACAGGTCAGAGCTTGGGAAAGCAGTACTTTACTGCAAAGCAGACAGCTGGCACAGAGCATCCACTGGGAAAGGAGCCGGCTCAACAGAAAagagactgttttttttctttgataaacATGTGACAGGCGATAACTTCACTCCTTTAGGTCTGTTTTTAGATATAGATATTAATGGATGCACACATTGCCTATTTGTTCACTAGAAGCAAATAAAAGCTGcaataaagccacaaaaaaaaaaaaaaaaaaatcttcattgTCCAAAGTAATATGAGTCACTCATAAAATCATCAGTGACGTGTCCCCACATTGCCtctataaaacacacaaagaagcaATGGAGGAAGCACTGTGACCTTCTATTGCTGAACCAAACTAATAATTCATATGACTTGTATCTGGGCTCATTGCCTTGTTTGCTGTTAACCAAGAGATACCTTTGAATTAAAAGACcaaatccccccccccctccaccccaACCCCTCTTTGACCCACACAAATATGTGCACACAGACGCAAACACGTACACACTCTCTCTATTGAAatgcaaacaatgtttttccTGTGACACCACAATGTGTGGCCTTAAAAGTAACTGGCTCTATGGGCCTCCCGTTGCGTTTATTTAGCGACCAGTCGTGTGATCTGTCTTCCCTCCATTGTGATTTTGCATAAGTTAACTGGTAACAACCAACCAAATCATCAACTGTCATCTGTTTTTTaagggtttttttctttattaagcagaggtgacaagtaacgaagtacagatactttgttactgtacttaagtagttttttcttgtATCTGTTCTTTGcgtgagtatttattttttggtgactttttacttttactccttacttttttaaacaaatatttgtactttccactccttacattttgtttcttttaagatcttcgaagatgacgtcacaacgtaaaaagacgcaagattttggtagtttgagcttttttctgttaggcaggttCCTTAGTTTTTAtggttttcaagtttttaaaaaatgttaaactcaacgCTGCTccgggtttaattgagcatttgcatttatatttttttcttaaaacatcTTAGTTATTAGTTTAgctataatgagtgctaaattacccaggtgttcataaagggtaGCAGATTTAATggatttccatgtaccagttttctacaagtcctaaataaaagataagtccaaaataaaagatatggaatttgctggtttaataaccctgtcttattattgaagggacatttgctTTACATGTTTACTTCAGGatatttagtagcatgtacttttttacttttactcaactaagggagcaacttcaatacgtTTACTTttatcagtcattttttattcaagtatctatacttttacttgagtattgaagactagtactttgtTGTTAAGCACGCACGTAACAGAGTTCACGTTGCGTTCAAAGTGTTGTCTTAATCTATTGCGAACGCTATTCAAGCTTTGTAATTGACTCCAAGCCACATAATTAACAACTAGTCACAAAGATCCTTAAGCTACTATGGAGTCCTAAGGGTCTTTCCtcggaaaaaaaacaacaaagatagaGAAAAGGCTAAACAAAGAAACGAGGAAGTAAACATATCCTTCTCCTGCTTCACCTATCTAGAAGGAGCAGGGAGAACAGATGCCAACAAAGGCAGGAAAGTAAAGAATGAGAAGGCGAGAGTATTACGGACAAACAGTGGGAATGGGTCTCAGGCCCTGCATTCTGGTCTCTGCCCAATATAGCGCTTTGGGTGCTGACTGGATCGAGCTGGAACAGACAGGAAACTGTGGGTCATAGGATAACATTGTTGTATGAAAGCTGTCTGGGAGACATTTTCCTCGGTCGCACACCCTATTTAGGAACCAGCATGGGTGGCATTTTGTGCACCTTAGATAAAATGTCACACCTCATGTATACCAGTGCAGCCAAGTTAATTCTTCCCTACTAAACCCACTCCTGTCTGAATAAATCACGGGGGAGGAAATAGTTTAACTGTGGGCTTGTTGTCCCATGCACagtacgcacgcacgcacacgacTGCAGCAGTTGTTGAACGACAGGTATAAGATGTCAGGGTGGTGTGCACACAGGATGCAAGCACGGCTGTGAGCGTCGTTGCTGCCGACAGCCCCAACGGTTGACATAGTAAATCAATCCTGatgggaggggagggggggggtaAAATGGAGGCAAAGGGCCATAGAGGAGGGGGTGCTTGTGGCCCAGTGGGACTTAGCCGGCCCCTGTCAGACACACTCAGCCACTCAACCAGCCAGAGTGAGACTGTCGACGGGTGGGAGAACACTCGCCGGGAAGCGCTCACACGGAGATTGAGTTACCACGGAATTAGATCAGAGTTGTGGGAAACAGCACCTCCTAAACACACTCGCACCctctcattcacacacacataaacacacgcaAACCCACCAGCACACACTCAGACCGCACTCTCACACACAAAGGGTCACCAAGGGAAACCTGAGGGAAGATTGAGGAAGGCAGCTGGGCACACGCCAGTTCCAAACAAATACTTGCTTATACCTTTTGGCCTCCAGGATTTGGGCAGAACTGCCAACCTGCTCAAGGTATTAAATGTAAAGATGTAAAAGTGGCAGTCACTGACAGGTGACCTTTAGGCAAACACACTCCAAtgaaaaggactttttagagaATAAACAGCCTTCGTCACAAAGAGTGAAGcaggagaaaaataaaagacTTATAGTTTAATAATCCACAAGAATGTCATGTGAATGACTGACACTCAGGTGGAAGCCAAGGATGGCAGTTTTGATTATGTCACTTAGTTAAATTGATGCAAAAAGACTTCCAGTCTGTGTTAATTTTGACGGtaaatacaattaatttttCATGAAAATGTAGTTGTCAGTACTTCTTCACTTATAGTCTAATTTTAGTCATCTAAATGACATTcagattttagtcaactaaaatataaatcatatatttttaaaagattaATTTACCAtccaacctgatatgggatggtataatagttttgtttttattagttgactaaatatatcaatatattgtttttgttcagatgcttttttaaaaaaaaacatttttatgaatCATACCAGGGTtcgggtcaattacatttttcagttgcaattatgtttccaattacccatgttcaatgacaattacagtgaccagcattttttctcaattacaatcaaatattagtatgaaaatggatggatggatggatagatatatatttagtatgctcagaaaatcaattacaattacgttctcaattacaaaagttcaattataataatcacaattactgagcctgaaataaataacctaataaaagttagccttcctcttgtgttagctttgttagcatttcttatgataacgggtcataaataaactgtaaaatacactaaaaacaaatatctattatctaatttatttcttatctattgattaccttcttaggcttcctaatcaatgaaaatataggttgtaatatttttggtgtgggcatctgagccttttttgtgtcattataccccaagatttcatttttttaaatggtaaaatgtgggaaagcttgatatgaaacatattttaataattgttaactacatatgtgtagaactgtaacatggttccccagttttgcgttaaattattattattttttttagaattttcctGGCAATTGCaatttcaaagtcaattacaattcagttacgatTATGATAGCaatcgattttttaaaatcacaattacaattatgattacaccataattgtcaTTTACGCCATTGCAAttaaaattgaccccaatcctgaaTCATACTCTccttattgtcacttaaaagaatttagttgacaaaaactatgatgaaCGCCAACAAAATGAACGCTGCTTATAGTGGCTTTCTACAAACCCATTATAATTTTAGAATTATACAACAACAGATGACTACAAAATCCAAGCCAACATTCCCCAGTCGTGTTAAGGCCATAAGTCAGTCATTAGTTGATCTGTGTTTGAATCTCAGAGCAGCACTAACTGGCCAACAgagattatttcaaaaaaagatcaaatactCCCACCACATCCACTTGTACAAAGCTCCACTTGCTTCAAACGCCAACTTAGTCATCAATCGTCCTAATtccaactatttacaaatgtctgGCAATTTTAGAGCTTTGCACGTGTAGAACAAATTGCCTAGGGACCTGGAAGACATGTCAACTTTTACactttgcatttaaaaatgctttaaaatcatACTTTTTTACCAATCCTAATGTATATAtcataggggtgggaacctctgggtacctcacgatacgatacgcgatacaaagctcacaataacgattatctcacgatgatactgcgattatcgatatattggtcagaaatcaatctacgataatctatgacaatttttattttatatctgtgaAAGACAATatattgaaaaagtgtcctatgaacagtgatattattttagtgcaacatttatgtaaataagtgtcaatataccaatgtaaacaaatacagtaagtatctccaatagtgctttctgaaaacaaaaaatagggtctttcttaccagtgacaccattatagtgtaatattacagtaaacaatatattggttccttcaacaaacagtgacaaaatttctgtgaagacctacctgcacattttagtgaaaaagcagaaaagcttttgaaaataagaaaataaatcttaaatacaaaaataaataaataaataaattgatacTTAGCGCCAGTGACACGCATTCAGGGTagacaaggtaggcagtgcctacccaagggtgaattaatattttgattatttgttttaattataatataattataaattattgatttttccaatagcctacagtacctataagtttgaaagtgtccacattttgtgcgtttcatagcccaaattactaaacagcgctatttcctggaacagctgcacagtctcagtccgctgtaaggcaggaggaggccacgccccctcccaaaagcacattgctgctctgactctgttcccattgcgtgtttttacgtgattgcgcatgcgcagtcagttccccaagatgaaaaccatttacgtccaaaggcagctctctacgctgccttggacgtaaccgcgctaagctaaatgctatacgtaagttcacagtacattagtaaattgatgccatgtgaccgctgctgctatgttctctagctagtgggtgggatataacactacagtcaggatgacagcaccagagatgataaagaaactttcttttgaggaaaaatgacagcttttaaaagatgggagacgaacacctgagttaccagagcttcagcaaaggtaaggtcagaaaattgttcgtattttctacagtgaatggaacaaaagtaaggattggctttgtggatgctcctcactgatgctgttccgagttgttgttgttgtttgtttcctacacaaacaacggatgcgctgtcgtgtcatgagatactgtatatcttgttgggagagtatatAGGCTATAATAAATaactgtttatgtttctttaatggtgtttatgatattgattttgttagatggctaaatgcttgttcatgtgtatcttgttttttctttcttattatgaattttatattttgataagcgcattgagatgactttgttgtaaattgctttttacaaataaagtggatttgaattgaattaacacttgccagcagaaacatatgaaattgtcattggtggtctcgatttgcaacgtgcctacccaaccctggtggtcacggcacgtcactgcttagCGCGAGcgtatcgataatcgatcgtgcgataTACCGTCGTATCGGGATATCGTTACACTCCTAATATATCATGTATTTTGTTGGtctaatgaaaatgtgtcttgatatttttaactgtctttacattttttctgttcatttttttttttttttatggaccccaggaagattagCAACCACCACAGTGGAAGCTAATAGGGATCCAATGAACAAAGTGTCATAACTGCAAAAACTCTGATGAGAAATGGAATTCAAAAAGTGGGCAAGGTGTTGAGCATTTGCAACTCAAGGAATAGAAATACACACTTTGCTTGTTGaattgtttaaatgtgtgttttgggatATAAAAACCTAAATAGCTATAAATGTATGCTTGATTTTCAAAAAGAGTGAGGGACAGGTGTGTGTCCTTGCACGTGCATGTGTCAGTGGCATACTATTACTCACTTCATCACCAGAATGGCAGAAGCTTGCACACCGTATCTGTCACCGCTGAAACCTTCCTGACATTCTGGGAACAGCATTCTGGCTTCTTGCAGTTGCTCACTGGAATCAAGCTCTCATCCGCACTTGTCTCACTCGCTACGCACAGAGTTAACAACTGACCTGATGGACAGAGCAGAGAAACAGCTGCTGCTCTACGAGGTATGTTGTGGAAGACAGCCTGGGGGTGTGCTCCCACCGATGGCTTTAACAGACATGTCAGACCCCGAGCACCAACATTATCCTCGACTCAAGTTATTTCCCAGACGTTTTAGCACAGAGGAAACACTGACATTGGTCAGTGGTTTGTGTAGAAGTCAGATCTTTCACTCCCATATTTACTGCCATCGGTAAAGTCTTTGATAGCCTACatcagacatggacaactggtgGTACCTGGGCCAGATTTGGCTCTAGGTATAAGGCCCAATTACTTTAAAAGCCCACccaatgacagaaaagtacatgaaagaaaaaacaaaaaaatgcactaaattattcccaaaacacaaaaaactactccaaaacaacacacaaaaatgactacataaacagaaaaatgaaaaaataaatatatataataggataacaaaagtaaacagaaatgactccaaaaacatgtgtttttcaggaaatttactttgatctcctgacatgttttgactgtcaactgctagtcttcttcaaaggtgtctgctgatcgctttgatgtttccttgacttctgcgtaataattccagcaagttcttattaaataatattttaccgtttcattcattcaaataactgattttcaggaaatttactttgatctccagacatgtttcgactgatcaattgccagtcttcttcagaggtgtcttttgatcactttgatgtttccttgacttccacgtaataattccagcaagttctttgtcttttttttttttttaaataatatgttacagtttcatttatttggacaactgtttttcataaaatgtactttgatctcctgacacgttttgactgtcaactgccagtcttcttcagatgcgtctgctgattgctttgatgtatgactccaaaaacacataaaatgacaagaaaaacacacaaaatgacaaataaatatatacaaaatgggaacaaagatacacaaaacaaaaatatgggcAAAATATGATTAACAAATTTTTGAAAGCAGAAATATTTACCTTCTCTACTTTTGGTCAGTCTTGTATTAGGCTATATCTTTAACGTTAAATATAACTTTTAATGTAAACAGACCTGCCTAAACAATTGCTATTGATGTAATCACATTCATAAAACTTCCAACCTCCTTAAAAGCAATtgataaaagtgacaacaatatTACATATTTATGACGAGAATTTGGATCTTCTGTTCTGGTATTGTAGTTAGTCTGCTTTCTACTGCCATATTGTAAAGTCAACTATTGATTGCTATGATAAAACCCAAATAACATAGTTGGTTTTTAAATGATAACAGGtctgtgtgtgtactgtgtacaTCATTGTATTCTGAAATTTGTAAGTCCATTGCTAACTGTAAACCTaaaaaacaggcaaaacaaAAGTCTTAAAGAAATTGGGAGAGCTGGTGAGTAATTACGTTGAGTATGCAGGTTTCCGTAGGGTTTTCTAGTTTTTACGTATTGGCCAGAAACAggtgtgttggttttttttaaatgttgtcactctGTGTCTGGAAACATAAATAATGTTCAGTTCATTACCACCATGTGATGGCAATGGGAGGTTAAACAACGTAGAACCTATTTAGAACAAAGCAGGAAAAGATGATGGCAATAATCCATATGTATATCAAATATACATAATTCAAGGATGCATTACTCATCtaaatgtttgggtttttttttttttttaacaactttgAAACCTTCAAATATTGACGCAATACGACAGTCTCGTAGAGCGTCGTCTATGTAGTAGAGTTTGCATCCTGGCCGTGTATTAGTTAGGTCACCGTCCTCTCACCCACTGCAGACCACCCTTGTCTCTTTGATGGTTTCACATCTTTTGCCTCGGCGTTTACTTTTCGGCTGCATATGCCATTCAAGCTTTTAAGAATGGTTCTGTTTGTTGTCCTCCCTGTTCAGAGCACCACTTTCACCCTTTGTGGATGAATGATTCGCTGGGAAGGTCTGCCTGTGCCAGTCAGTTGACCTGTTTGCTGTGAcagtggaggaggtggaggggaGGCAGTTTCCAGGGAGCTCATGGCAACGCTGACGGACTGTGGAGCCTCATGGCTGATCAATGCTGTTGTGAAAGCACACAGCTGACAGCAGACAAAGAACAACACTCTGTTAATAGACCACGTGTCCTCCATGACATTAAATAAGAGGAGGGTCGCTGCTACAATGGGGACCTGTTGTTCATGAACTGGGGTCTCAGCAGTGGGAACTGGGGGGGAACAGGGATATGCTCTCTGGGTTAGTAGGAGAAGAACGTTATTACAGTCAAGGCCAAATTCAGTAACGTGTGCATTGATACAAAGCTTCTTTATTAGCTGCGTCTGTTGCTGCCTTACAGATAAAAGCCTCTTTAGTCTGACACACCTCAGACTTTATAAAGTGGTAACTACGTATGTGAGCGTAGGTGGGGTTTCTCTGTATAGATATTAATATTTAAGTGTCCTTTAAAATTTTGGAGGGAATTTGAAAGTGGCTTTCAGTGACCAGTGTTTTCCTGTCTTTTAGtttcattgcttttttttacagaatttgtTTTATAGgcttcaataataataataataataataataatgataataatgataacttCACGTGTAAGTTTTTGCTTTTGATTTGTTATGTTGATCATTAACTTGAACTACTGTTTTAGTACATCTAatgtattaaattaaatgtcATTTACTGTCATGGCATTGTGTTCCTGaggtgccgattgtaaagttgtgcgtGGTAAactaaacagcaacatttttcaatgttacttttgaccagatttaaagcaatatttgTAGTATTTCTTTTCTCGTGAAAATCTtatatcaatgttaaatctaaatctaaacataaatataaatgttaaatcttgaGTTgagtgtaaatgttaaatctaaatgttgagtgtaaatgttaaatttaaatgtcacaggtgaaacaaaatatttacctaatatgcaaattcaatGGAAGTACCAACATAAAACCTCactgaatttgcatattagctaaatatttagtttcactcgaaacattttgatttaacatttcgatttaaaaTTTCGATTTCGATTTAAAAttttagagttaacatttaagaattagattttatatttaacatttagatgtagatttaacatttaccatagACATTATGTGTTTATGAGAGACAAATTTCATAAGTTTTGCTGTAAAACtgttcaaaagtaacataaaaagaTTCACATAAGTTTTTTTTGAAACgttgtttgttgctaaatgttgcaaaaaagttgctgtttgttttagcatgcgcaactttacaatcggcatcCCATATCCTTTGATTTGGTTAGCAAATAGGCTAATATCAAAACTAAAAGTCTATCTTTATTACCTGTTTTCTCACATTAAACATCAGTccatagatatattttttatgcCCCCTGTCATTTAAAATGTCAGCCTCATTCTAACTGGTTTAAAAGTCTCCAAGCCCACCCTGCCTGGCCCCGCCCACTTGCCCTGGTGTGAAAGTGTCCTCAGCAGCATCAGTGGGACTCACAGAAGTGTTTGAGCTCTGATCACAGAAACACCAACATGAAGCGCAGCCACAATTACAGCTCGTCGGACAGCGACCTGGACGATAACGTGGAGGTCGAAAAGGACAGCGGGGACGAAAACTGGTATGTGCTCTTAAATAGAATAAATCAAGTTAGttatttttggatcaatactgttttattgattgaatttgccataaatgtattttttgtgtcttttagtCAACTTGACTCTCATGGGTCAATGTCACCCTCCACAACAACACAAGTGCAGGCCAGAAAAAGGCGCAGAGGGGTATGAAACAACTTTATTACGATCCTTAAATTTCAAACTGTATTTATgctctaaaaaatattataaacatTCATTACTTTGACAGATTATCGAGAAAAGGAGGCGTGATCGGATTAATAACAGTCTGTCAGAGCTGAGGAGATTGGTGCCGAGTGCCTTTGAGAAACAGGTGAGTTGTAATATTCCTGATCCTGGAGAGCTACTGTTCTGCTTGTTCTAGATGTCTCTCTGATTTAACATTATAGTTATAATCAACCTCGTTATCACGACATAGAGCTGGAGGATTCGTTTTGTACCATGTACAAATACTTCTATTTATTCGACTTCTTCACAGGGATCGGCCAAACtggaaaaagctgaaattttaCAAATGACAGTGGACCATTTGAAGATGCTTCATGCATCAGGAGGGAAAGGTGACTGAATGTTTTTATGACctgagataataataataagcgaACATGAAGTTAGAAAAGTTTTATTTCAATACTTTGTTTCTCTTACTTTTAAGGTTACTTTGAGGCACAAGTTCTTGCCAAGGATTACCGTAGCCTGGGGTTCAGGGAGTGCTTGGCGGAGACGGCGCGCTATCTGAGCATGGTCGAAGGTCGTGACAGCACGGACTCTCTGCGTGTGCGCTTAGTGTCCCACCTCAGTAACTACGTCTCCCAGAGGGATGTGCACAATGGACTGGAACACTTAGCCTGGGGCTCAGCCTACGGGACTCCACCCGCACAGCTACCCCACCCCCTCCTTCTAACGCACCCCCAAGGCAGGACACCTGGATCCAGGAGCAACGGCAGcccttcctccttctcctcttctCCCTcagcttcctcttcctcatctgAGGCTATGCCTCCTTCAGAGTCCCTCATCGTGCCTACCAATGGCTCCCTCGCCCTCAGTCTATCCATGCCAACATCCAAGCTCTCACAGCCACTTATCTCTTCTCTTTCCTCACTCTCGGCCTTCCCACTCTCTTTCGGTGCCTTTCCTCTTGTTTCCCCATCAGCCATCAGAACAATAAGTCCCTCCTCAACCCTGTCAAAGCCTTACCGGCCTTGGAGTGTGGAGATTGGGGCTTTCTAGAACTATCTACAGGACTGCAGAAAACAGCAGAACCCATCATTGGACACAAATGGGAgacattattgtaacaaaaataaCTTCTAAATGATTATTATAACTGAGATCAGAAGTTAATTTAGCTACTCTGCCCTGCCTCCAGGTAAAGGATTGATATATGAACATTTAGAGATGGAACCTTGTAAAATGTCGATTGAAGTGCTAAGGTTTGCCTGTTTTTGATTGTACAGTTGCTAAATCTTCATCTTTAGAGATATCAGAACTGTGGACAAAATCAAGTAGAATATAACTCATTGCTAATTGGAAATCTgcatttctgtttctttttacaatattttttgtacCGACAAAACAGTCCGAATGTTTATTATATGGATGTAGATATATCCTGTTGAATTTAAGTCTTTTGAAAGTGTACTTTATTCAGCTAAATGTTGTATAAAGTAGATTTTATTTCCACTGGGTTGGTGACAATCATCTTTTCCTACTTCGACACCAAATGTGCAGGTGCAATGCTATTACTGCCTCATAAAAGTCCATTATGAGCTAATAAGGCTTTGGTTATTGACTGAAATGAAATTCCTATGCTGTGTGCCAGGTGAGTAACCAGAGCCGAGCGCATTGTTGCTCCTATGAATACCCAGGAAATAATTAAGAGGCAGAGGAAATCCTTTACAATGTTGGCCTGACCTCACTAGCTTGGGTTGGTCTCATACGGAGACAATCGTGTGAACAGGATGAAGACATTGGAGGAAAGCGGGtgaaatgaaacaacaacacacagagAGATGGACTCATAAATCTCTGCTCATTTTAGAAGGTGTAATCCATCAGGTCCAGTCTCAGTGACAGGCGAGGATACTTTAtcgttttggttgttgtttgtgcaacctgtggctctggagcctcatgtggctctttgactcttttgcaatggttccctgtagctttaaaaaaagaaacatttaaaataatgaattgttatttcttacggAAGGTATTGATGATTAGtaacattaacttcaaataaaatttggataaaacaattggttaatttaaaaataaatcacattgtgcaataactctgccaccttcacctcctgcaacctctacagaccatcaactttcattGCACATggggctaac is a genomic window of Gouania willdenowi chromosome 16, fGouWil2.1, whole genome shotgun sequence containing:
- the LOC114478186 gene encoding hairy/enhancer-of-split related with YRPW motif protein 1-like, whose product is MKRSHNYSSSDSDLDDNVEVEKDSGDENCQLDSHGSMSPSTTTQVQARKRRRGIIEKRRRDRINNSLSELRRLVPSAFEKQGSAKLEKAEILQMTVDHLKMLHASGGKGYFEAQVLAKDYRSLGFRECLAETARYLSMVEGRDSTDSLRVRLVSHLSNYVSQRDVHNGLEHLAWGSAYGTPPAQLPHPLLLTHPQGRTPGSRSNGSPSSFSSSPSASSSSSEAMPPSESLIVPTNGSLALSLSMPTSKLSQPLISSLSSLSAFPLSFGAFPLVSPSAIRTISPSSTLSKPYRPWSVEIGAF